In Streptomyces ambofaciens ATCC 23877, a single genomic region encodes these proteins:
- a CDS encoding BACON domain-containing protein: MMRSSPETTTRTTGAHRAHREARDRTAARTLAQRPPARYDAYLDGLFTYCLSVLCDHEAATAALGDVLALAERRGHRGPGSAADRRAWLYALARWACLRKLAEAKQKRPSSHAAGRPDADRQRTAQQQPASPPPPAGNDEEQRRHRRELALLAWPEAAGTTPEQREALELAVRHHLAAHEVAAVLGMDLAATRELLAAAACEVERTSAALAVVETGGCAGVARLTGDNQYVLSAALRRELVRHVDDCPRCRRTAERAVPGRWPGTSVTPAELPVLEAPRAALHMVMTHLPRAGGAAPRFDRRGFPMDPKDRAARRDRLRARAVTTTVVATVVAAPVLALWAAYRGTPVVEGEGGRSASASEGQSPDGLDGESAGGAYGYENTGNTRTTPGTRFGKNGKADVSVEVVSVSGAGAKGAGHLDVTAGHDGDTTLITLTATGDAPVAWSASTGASWLYLSQSSGTLRPGEALTVKVYVDHLREPSGHWSARVAVSPAGAVVSIEGYGTAPVPSRPHPRPSTPDASPRPSDPGPDPSPSTSAPPDPSPTDDPPPTSPDPDPTPTDDPSPTGGTGGSAPPSGDGDGPSRSAS, encoded by the coding sequence GTGATGAGGAGCAGTCCGGAAACCACGACCCGCACGACCGGCGCACACCGGGCGCACCGGGAAGCGCGTGACCGCACCGCGGCGCGCACGCTGGCGCAACGGCCGCCCGCGCGCTACGACGCGTATCTGGACGGCCTGTTCACCTACTGCCTGTCCGTGCTCTGCGACCACGAGGCCGCGACCGCCGCCCTGGGCGACGTGCTGGCACTCGCCGAGCGCCGCGGCCACCGCGGCCCCGGGTCCGCCGCCGACCGCAGGGCCTGGCTCTACGCACTGGCCCGCTGGGCGTGCCTGCGCAAGCTGGCCGAGGCCAAGCAGAAACGTCCGAGCAGCCACGCGGCGGGCCGCCCGGACGCCGACCGGCAGCGCACCGCGCAGCAGCAGCCCGCGTCCCCGCCCCCGCCCGCCGGGAACGACGAGGAGCAGCGGCGGCACCGCCGTGAACTCGCCCTCCTCGCCTGGCCGGAGGCGGCCGGCACCACCCCGGAGCAGCGCGAGGCCCTCGAACTGGCCGTGCGCCACCACCTCGCCGCCCACGAGGTCGCCGCCGTCCTCGGCATGGATCTGGCGGCCACCCGCGAACTGCTCGCCGCGGCCGCCTGCGAGGTCGAGCGCACCAGCGCCGCGCTGGCCGTCGTCGAGACCGGCGGCTGCGCGGGCGTGGCCCGCCTCACCGGCGACAACCAGTACGTGCTGAGCGCCGCCCTGCGCCGCGAGCTCGTCCGGCACGTCGACGACTGCCCGCGCTGCCGCCGTACCGCGGAGCGCGCGGTCCCCGGTCGCTGGCCCGGCACCAGCGTGACGCCCGCCGAGCTGCCCGTCCTGGAGGCGCCCCGCGCGGCGCTGCACATGGTCATGACGCACCTCCCGCGCGCGGGAGGCGCCGCGCCCCGTTTCGACCGGCGCGGTTTCCCGATGGACCCCAAGGACCGCGCGGCCCGGCGGGACCGCCTGCGCGCGCGTGCCGTCACCACGACCGTCGTCGCCACCGTCGTCGCGGCCCCCGTGCTCGCCCTGTGGGCGGCCTACCGCGGCACCCCGGTCGTCGAGGGCGAGGGCGGCCGCTCGGCCAGCGCCAGCGAGGGCCAGAGCCCCGACGGCCTGGACGGCGAGTCCGCGGGCGGCGCCTACGGCTACGAGAACACCGGCAACACCCGCACCACGCCCGGCACCCGCTTCGGGAAGAACGGCAAGGCCGACGTCTCCGTCGAGGTCGTCAGCGTCTCCGGCGCCGGCGCGAAGGGGGCCGGCCACCTCGACGTGACGGCCGGCCACGACGGCGACACCACGCTGATCACCCTGACCGCGACCGGCGACGCCCCCGTGGCCTGGTCCGCGTCCACCGGCGCGTCCTGGCTCTACCTGAGCCAGTCGTCGGGCACCCTGCGGCCCGGCGAGGCGCTGACGGTCAAGGTGTACGTCGACCATCTGCGCGAGCCGTCCGGCCACTGGAGCGCACGGGTGGCCGTCTCGCCCGCCGGCGCCGTCGTCTCCATCGAGGGGTACGGCACGGCGCCCGTCCCGTCCCGTCCGCACCCGCGGCCCAGCACGCCCGACGCCTCCCCGCGCCCGTCGGACCCGGGCCCGGACCCCTCGCCGTCCACCTCGGCGCCGCCGGACCCGTCGCCCACCGACGACCCGCCGCCCACGTCGCCCGATCCCGACCCGACGCCCACCGACGACCCGTCGCCCACCGGCGGCACGGGCGGTTCCGCACCGCCGTCCGGCGACGGCGACGGTCCGAGCCGCTCCGCCTCGTAG
- a CDS encoding Ppx/GppA phosphatase family protein — MRLGVLDVGSNTVHLLVVDAHPGARPLPAHSHKAELRLAQLLDEDGAIGADGVDRLVAVVREALQAAEDKGVEDLLPFATSAVREASNADDVLARVREETGVELTVLSGAEEARLTFLAVRRWFGWSAGKLLVLDIGGGSLEIAYGIDEEPDTAVSLPLGAGRLTAAWLPGDPPDAEDVRGLRRHVRTEIARTVGDFSRFGAPDHVVATSKTFRQLARIAGAARSAEGLYVQRELKRASLEAWVPRLAAMTTAERAELPGVSEGRASQLLAGALVAEAAMDLFRVENLEICPWALREGVILRRLDHMGPV; from the coding sequence ATGAGACTCGGTGTCCTCGACGTGGGTTCGAACACGGTGCATCTGCTGGTGGTGGACGCGCACCCGGGCGCGCGCCCGCTGCCCGCCCACTCGCACAAGGCGGAACTGCGCCTCGCCCAGCTCCTCGACGAGGACGGCGCGATCGGTGCCGACGGCGTCGACCGGCTGGTCGCGGTCGTCCGGGAGGCGCTCCAGGCCGCCGAGGACAAGGGCGTCGAGGACCTCCTGCCGTTCGCGACCTCCGCCGTGCGCGAGGCGAGCAACGCCGACGACGTCCTCGCGCGCGTGCGGGAGGAGACCGGCGTCGAGCTGACGGTCCTCAGCGGTGCCGAGGAGGCCCGGCTCACCTTCCTCGCCGTGCGCCGCTGGTTCGGCTGGTCCGCGGGCAAGCTGCTGGTCCTCGACATCGGCGGCGGCTCCCTGGAGATCGCCTACGGCATCGACGAGGAGCCCGACACCGCCGTGTCGCTGCCGCTCGGCGCGGGCCGGCTGACCGCCGCCTGGCTGCCGGGCGACCCGCCCGACGCGGAGGACGTCCGCGGGCTGCGCCGCCACGTCCGTACGGAGATCGCCCGCACGGTCGGCGACTTCAGCCGGTTCGGCGCCCCGGACCACGTGGTCGCCACCTCCAAGACCTTCCGGCAGCTCGCCCGCATCGCCGGCGCCGCCCGCTCCGCCGAGGGCCTCTACGTCCAGCGCGAGCTGAAGCGCGCCTCCCTGGAGGCCTGGGTGCCCCGCCTGGCCGCCATGACCACCGCCGAGCGCGCCGAGCTCCCCGGCGTCTCCGAGGGACGCGCGAGCCAGCTGCTGGCCGGTGCCCTGGTCGCCGAGGCCGCGATGGACCTCTTCCGCGTGGAGAACCTGGAGATCTGCCCCTGGGCCCTGAGAGAGGGCGTGATCCTGCGCAGACTCGATCACATGGGGCCGGTCTAG
- a CDS encoding sugar phosphate isomerase/epimerase family protein: MPEPRDVVRIPDAKVALSTASVYPESTATAFEIAARLGYDGVEVMVWTDPVSQDLDALRRLSDYHHMPILAVHAPCLLITQRVWSTDPWVKLQRARAAAEKLGASTVVVHPPFRWQRQYSRDFVNGIWRMANETDVRFAVENMYPWRYRDREMQAYAPDWDVTKDDYRHFTIDLSHAATSRSDALDMLARMGDRLGHLHLADGRGSAKDEHLVPGRGNQPCAEVLERVARSGFDGHVVIEVNTRRAMSGAEREADLAEALAFTRLHLASAGSADPLGPADPAAKARRR, encoded by the coding sequence GTGCCAGAACCAAGGGACGTAGTCCGCATCCCGGATGCGAAGGTCGCCCTGTCGACGGCTTCCGTCTACCCGGAGTCGACGGCGACGGCCTTCGAGATCGCCGCACGCCTCGGGTACGACGGCGTCGAAGTCATGGTGTGGACCGATCCGGTCAGCCAGGACCTCGACGCGCTGCGCAGACTCAGCGACTACCACCACATGCCGATCCTGGCCGTGCACGCCCCCTGCCTGCTCATCACGCAGCGGGTCTGGTCCACCGACCCCTGGGTCAAGCTGCAGCGCGCCCGCGCCGCCGCGGAGAAGCTGGGGGCGAGCACCGTCGTCGTCCACCCGCCGTTCCGCTGGCAGCGCCAGTACTCCCGGGACTTCGTCAACGGCATCTGGCGGATGGCGAACGAGACCGACGTGCGGTTCGCCGTCGAGAACATGTACCCCTGGCGCTACCGCGACCGCGAGATGCAGGCGTACGCCCCCGACTGGGACGTGACGAAGGACGACTACCGCCACTTCACGATCGACCTCAGCCACGCGGCGACCTCCCGCTCCGACGCCCTGGACATGCTCGCCCGCATGGGCGACCGCCTCGGCCACCTCCACCTCGCCGACGGCCGGGGCTCCGCCAAGGACGAGCACCTCGTCCCCGGCCGCGGCAACCAGCCCTGCGCCGAGGTGCTGGAGCGCGTCGCCCGCTCCGGCTTCGACGGCCACGTCGTCATCGAGGTCAACACCCGTCGCGCGATGTCCGGCGCCGAACGTGAGGCCGATCTCGCCGAGGCCCTGGCCTTCACGCGCCTCCACCTGGCGTCGGCGGGCTCCGCGGACCCGCTGGGCCCGGCGGACCCGGCGGCGAAGGCGCGCCGGCGATGA
- a CDS encoding TetR family transcriptional regulator gives MSAPAGGTRRRGRPPRTESAGTRDRILTAAREEFSERGYEKTSVRGIAKAAGVDPALVHHYFGTKEQVFEAAIEVAFAPVLGASATVADGPPDGAGERLTRFFFGLWENPATRTPLLAIVRSAFDNETAAAVFRRLVAAQLLRRVAAQLEQPDAELRTELAAAQLVGCAVLRYVIKAEPLASADPEQLVARLAPVVQGHLTGP, from the coding sequence ATGAGCGCCCCCGCCGGGGGCACCCGACGCCGCGGCCGCCCTCCGCGCACGGAGTCCGCCGGCACCCGCGACCGCATCCTCACCGCGGCCCGTGAGGAGTTCTCCGAGCGCGGCTACGAGAAGACGTCCGTCCGCGGCATCGCCAAGGCCGCGGGCGTCGACCCGGCGCTGGTGCACCACTACTTCGGCACCAAGGAGCAGGTCTTCGAGGCGGCGATCGAGGTCGCCTTCGCCCCCGTCCTCGGGGCCTCGGCGACGGTCGCCGACGGGCCTCCCGACGGCGCCGGCGAGCGGCTCACCCGGTTCTTCTTCGGCCTTTGGGAGAACCCGGCCACCCGCACCCCGCTGCTGGCCATCGTCCGCTCCGCCTTCGACAACGAGACCGCCGCCGCCGTCTTCCGCCGCCTGGTCGCCGCCCAGCTGCTGCGCCGCGTCGCCGCCCAGCTGGAGCAGCCGGACGCGGAGCTGCGCACCGAGCTGGCGGCCGCCCAGCTGGTCGGGTGCGCGGTGCTCCGCTACGTGATCAAGGCGGAGCCGCTGGCCTCGGCGGACCCGGAACAGCTCGTCGCCCGTCTGGCACCGGTGGTGCAGGGCCACCTCACCGGCCCCTGA
- the ilvD gene encoding dihydroxy-acid dehydratase, which yields MPELRSRTVTHGRNMAGARALMRASGVPGADIGRKPIIAVANSFTEFVPGHTHLAPVGRIVSEAVVAAGGIPREFNTIAVDDGIAMGHGGMLYSLPSRDLIADSVEYMVEAHCADALICISNCDKITPGMLNAALRLNIPTVFVSGGPMESGRATLVDGTVRTLDLVDAMSEAVNDKISDEDILRIEENACPTCGSCSGMFTANSMNCLTEAIGLSLPGNGSVLATHTARKALYENAARTVLDLTRRYYEQDDDSVLPRNIATPAAFGNAMALDIAMGGSTNTILHLLAAAQEAEVSFGLTEMDALSRRVPCLAKVAPNVAKDRTYYMEDVHRAGGIPALLGELHRGGLLNEDVHSVHSPSLADWLKTWDVRGGSPSQEAVELWHAAPGCVRSAEAFSQSERWDSLDEDAEGGCIRSVEHAYSKDGGLAVLRGNLAVDGCVVKTAGVDESIWTFEGPAVVCESQEEAVEKILTQQVKEGDVVVIRYEGPKGGPGMQEMLYPTSYLKGRGLGKTCALVTDGRFSGGTSGLSIGHASPEAAAGGTIALVEDGDRVRIDIPNRSIELLVDDAELARREQALNGRYAPRKRDRKVSAALKAYAAMATSADKGAVRDVSRLG from the coding sequence ATGCCCGAGCTGAGGTCCCGCACAGTCACCCACGGCCGCAACATGGCGGGCGCCCGCGCCCTGATGCGTGCCTCCGGTGTACCCGGCGCGGACATCGGCCGGAAGCCGATCATCGCCGTCGCCAACAGCTTCACGGAGTTCGTGCCGGGCCACACCCACCTCGCCCCGGTCGGCCGGATCGTCAGCGAGGCGGTCGTGGCGGCCGGCGGCATCCCGCGCGAGTTCAACACGATCGCCGTCGACGACGGCATCGCCATGGGCCACGGCGGCATGCTCTACTCCCTGCCCTCCCGCGACCTGATCGCGGACAGCGTGGAGTACATGGTCGAGGCCCACTGCGCCGACGCGCTGATCTGCATCTCCAACTGCGACAAGATCACCCCGGGCATGCTCAACGCGGCGCTCCGCCTGAACATCCCCACGGTCTTCGTCTCCGGCGGCCCCATGGAGTCCGGCCGCGCCACCCTGGTCGACGGCACCGTCCGCACCCTGGACCTGGTCGACGCGATGTCGGAGGCGGTCAACGACAAGATCTCCGACGAGGACATCCTCCGCATCGAGGAGAACGCCTGCCCGACCTGCGGCTCGTGTTCCGGCATGTTCACCGCCAACTCGATGAACTGCCTCACCGAGGCCATCGGCCTCTCCCTCCCCGGCAACGGCTCGGTCCTGGCCACCCACACCGCCCGCAAGGCGCTCTACGAGAACGCCGCCCGCACGGTGCTGGACCTGACCCGCCGCTACTACGAGCAGGACGACGACTCGGTCCTGCCCCGCAACATCGCCACCCCCGCGGCCTTCGGCAACGCCATGGCCCTGGACATCGCGATGGGCGGCTCGACCAACACGATCCTGCACCTGCTGGCCGCCGCGCAGGAGGCGGAGGTCTCCTTCGGCCTCACCGAGATGGACGCCCTCTCGCGCCGCGTCCCGTGCCTCGCCAAGGTCGCGCCCAACGTCGCCAAGGACCGCACGTACTACATGGAGGACGTGCACCGCGCCGGCGGCATCCCCGCCCTCCTCGGCGAACTGCACCGCGGCGGCCTGCTCAACGAGGACGTGCACTCCGTCCACAGCCCGTCCCTGGCCGACTGGCTGAAGACCTGGGACGTGCGCGGCGGCTCCCCGTCGCAGGAGGCGGTCGAGCTGTGGCACGCCGCTCCCGGGTGTGTGCGGTCGGCGGAGGCCTTCTCCCAGTCCGAGCGCTGGGACTCCCTGGACGAGGACGCCGAGGGCGGCTGCATCCGCTCCGTCGAGCACGCCTACTCCAAGGACGGCGGCCTCGCCGTCCTGCGCGGCAACCTCGCCGTCGACGGCTGCGTCGTGAAGACGGCGGGCGTCGACGAGTCCATCTGGACCTTCGAGGGCCCGGCGGTCGTCTGCGAGTCGCAGGAGGAGGCCGTCGAGAAGATCCTCACCCAGCAGGTCAAGGAGGGCGACGTCGTCGTCATCCGCTACGAGGGCCCCAAGGGCGGCCCCGGCATGCAGGAGATGCTCTACCCCACCTCGTACCTGAAGGGCCGCGGCCTCGGGAAGACCTGCGCCCTGGTCACCGACGGCCGCTTCTCCGGCGGCACCTCGGGCCTGTCCATCGGCCACGCCTCGCCGGAGGCGGCCGCCGGCGGCACCATCGCCCTCGTCGAGGACGGCGACCGCGTCCGCATCGACATCCCGAACCGCTCCATCGAGCTGCTGGTCGACGACGCCGAACTGGCCCGCCGCGAGCAGGCCCTGAACGGCAGGTACGCCCCGAGGAAGCGCGACCGCAAGGTCTCCGCGGCCCTGAAGGCGTACGCGGCCATGGCGACCAGCGCCGACAAGGGCGCGGTGCGGGACGTGAGCAGGCTGGGCTGA
- a CDS encoding serine/threonine-protein kinase, producing MAPHRKAGAEAEAELPEYDGHYRLESCLGSGGMGVVHLARGTSGMRVAVKVVHASYAKDPEFRGRFRQEVAAARRVSGAFTAPVVDADPEAGRPWMATLYIPGPTLSEQVKRNGPMDPAQLRRLMAGLAEALRDIHRVGVVHRDLKPSNVLLAEDGPKVIDFGISRPKDSELRTETGKLIGTPPFMAPEQFRRPREVGPAADVFALGSLMVHAATGRGPFDSDSPYVVAYQVVHDEPDLTGVPESLAPLVLRCLAKEPEDRPTPDELMRELRSVAAAYDTQVFVPGRREEAPAPGTAADAEEPAEVAPVVRRLGKRAALVAGALCLAVSGGLVAVQVSGDTGPAHRTPAARSAPGGFGAWEAVPGRRDGGTPLCSYAAPRLLCAQPGTVFAVDPADGSTLWRHAVEEAVRSQPPVMSGGLVQPDVGLLGPLEALDPATGEPAWREEMPAYDGLRSVGDVLLLTRADGMVTGVDGASGRTRWTRRIPGQSVPYFTSFAGERRPAAYATSETADGSRTRVTAVDPADGDVRWEAELEGALALVGAADGSVYLVPEAATHGDVTAVVRYTPATGETRRADLPVPVEQAAVGVHGDTVHLAGAGGSLVAVDMAAGKQRWRLETGVSRGSVPVSDGRHVYMTAPDGRLLGVDARAGRLLGQTRPRLGAESDRVPATLPEPLLAGGHVYVGAPDGTVFGVAGRDPAAW from the coding sequence ATGGCGCCGCACCGGAAGGCCGGGGCTGAGGCGGAAGCGGAACTTCCGGAGTATGACGGTCACTACCGCCTGGAGTCCTGTCTGGGCTCGGGCGGCATGGGCGTCGTGCATCTGGCCCGGGGCACCTCCGGGATGCGGGTCGCGGTGAAGGTCGTGCACGCGTCGTACGCCAAGGACCCCGAGTTCCGGGGGCGTTTCCGGCAGGAGGTCGCCGCCGCCCGGCGGGTCAGCGGGGCGTTCACCGCGCCGGTCGTCGATGCCGATCCGGAGGCCGGACGGCCCTGGATGGCCACGTTGTACATCCCCGGCCCGACGCTCTCCGAGCAGGTGAAGCGGAACGGACCCATGGACCCCGCGCAGTTGCGCCGGCTGATGGCCGGGCTGGCGGAGGCGCTGCGGGACATCCACCGGGTCGGGGTCGTGCACCGGGACCTGAAGCCGAGCAACGTGCTGCTGGCCGAGGACGGCCCGAAGGTCATCGACTTCGGCATCTCCCGGCCGAAGGACAGCGAACTGCGCACCGAGACGGGCAAGCTGATCGGGACTCCCCCGTTCATGGCCCCGGAGCAGTTCCGGCGGCCGCGGGAGGTCGGTCCCGCCGCCGACGTCTTCGCGCTCGGCTCGCTCATGGTGCACGCGGCGACCGGACGCGGGCCGTTCGACTCCGACAGCCCGTACGTCGTCGCCTACCAGGTCGTGCACGACGAGCCCGACCTGACCGGCGTGCCCGAGTCGCTCGCGCCGCTGGTGCTGCGGTGCCTGGCCAAGGAGCCCGAGGACCGGCCGACGCCGGACGAGCTGATGCGGGAGCTGCGGTCGGTGGCGGCGGCCTACGACACGCAGGTGTTCGTCCCGGGCCGGCGGGAGGAGGCACCCGCGCCGGGGACGGCTGCGGACGCGGAGGAGCCCGCGGAGGTGGCGCCCGTCGTGCGGCGGCTCGGGAAGCGGGCGGCGCTCGTGGCCGGTGCGCTGTGTCTCGCCGTGAGCGGTGGACTCGTCGCGGTCCAGGTGTCCGGCGACACCGGACCGGCGCACCGGACGCCCGCCGCGCGGAGTGCGCCGGGCGGCTTCGGCGCGTGGGAGGCGGTGCCCGGGCGACGGGACGGCGGCACGCCCCTGTGCTCGTACGCGGCACCGCGCCTGCTGTGCGCGCAGCCCGGGACGGTGTTCGCGGTCGATCCGGCCGACGGAAGCACGCTGTGGCGGCACGCGGTCGAGGAGGCGGTGCGGAGCCAGCCGCCCGTCATGTCGGGCGGGCTCGTACAGCCCGACGTCGGGCTGCTCGGCCCCCTGGAGGCGCTCGACCCGGCCACGGGTGAGCCGGCGTGGCGGGAGGAGATGCCCGCGTACGACGGTCTCCGGAGCGTCGGTGACGTGCTCCTGCTCACCCGCGCCGACGGGATGGTCACCGGCGTGGACGGCGCCTCGGGCCGGACCCGGTGGACGCGCCGGATCCCCGGGCAGTCCGTGCCCTACTTCACCTCGTTCGCCGGGGAACGGCGGCCGGCGGCGTACGCGACGAGCGAGACCGCGGACGGGAGCCGTACGCGGGTCACCGCGGTGGACCCGGCCGACGGGGACGTGCGGTGGGAGGCGGAGCTGGAGGGCGCGCTGGCCCTGGTGGGGGCGGCGGACGGCTCCGTGTACCTCGTTCCCGAGGCGGCCACCCACGGCGACGTGACGGCCGTGGTCCGTTACACGCCCGCCACCGGGGAGACCCGCCGGGCGGACCTGCCGGTGCCGGTCGAGCAGGCGGCGGTCGGCGTCCACGGGGACACCGTCCACCTGGCGGGCGCGGGCGGCTCGCTGGTCGCCGTCGACATGGCGGCAGGGAAGCAGCGGTGGCGGCTGGAGACGGGGGTGAGCCGGGGCTCGGTTCCCGTCTCCGACGGCCGGCACGTGTACATGACCGCCCCCGACGGACGGCTGCTGGGCGTCGACGCCCGTGCGGGCCGGCTCCTCGGCCAGACCCGGCCCCGGCTCGGCGCCGAGTCGGACCGGGTGCCCGCGACCCTGCCCGAGCCGCTGCTCGCGGGCGGGCACGTGTACGTCGGGGCGCCCGACGGGACCGTCTTCGGCGTGGCGGGACGGGACCCGGCCGCCTGGTGA
- a CDS encoding SH3 domain-containing protein, which translates to MTVDQVSPIEGGDERTTTLTAEEALTTAAATALRSYPVAPGHRLNVRSGPGTGYSVVRTLSEGAWVQINCQTPGTRVTGPYGTSNIWDNIGGGYVSDAYVRTGSDGYVAPRC; encoded by the coding sequence ATGACGGTCGACCAGGTGTCGCCCATCGAGGGCGGCGACGAGAGAACGACCACGCTCACGGCCGAGGAGGCCCTCACCACCGCGGCGGCCACGGCCCTGCGGTCCTACCCGGTCGCCCCGGGCCACCGGCTGAACGTCCGCAGCGGACCCGGCACCGGTTACTCGGTCGTCCGGACCCTGTCCGAGGGTGCCTGGGTCCAGATCAACTGCCAGACCCCGGGCACCCGCGTGACCGGCCCGTACGGCACCTCGAACATCTGGGACAACATCGGCGGCGGGTACGTCTCCGACGCGTACGTCCGCACCGGCAGCGACGGATACGTGGCCCCGCGCTGCTAG
- a CDS encoding class I SAM-dependent methyltransferase codes for MTTPGTTPPPAETPRPAEAPHTTRAHSFNAAAAQYAANRPSYPPALFDTLEELAGRPLAGSRVVDVGAGTGIATARLHARGADVIAVEPGAGMAAEFRRALPGVPIIRGSGDALPLADRSADFLTYAQAWHWTDPAKAVPEALRVLRPGGALALWWNTAALDVPWIAAAADRIDRHFGLELSAEQRNVGARAADPAGLLDFVHRTVRWSRRVPLDTHLANLGSHSVFLTDGEDRGAAFLAEERRHLLADFPDGIVEETYVVRLLFARAPATA; via the coding sequence ATGACGACACCCGGGACCACCCCGCCCCCCGCCGAAACCCCCCGCCCCGCCGAGGCCCCCCACACCACCCGCGCCCACTCCTTCAACGCGGCCGCGGCCCAGTACGCGGCCAACCGCCCCTCCTACCCGCCCGCCCTCTTCGACACCCTGGAGGAGCTCGCCGGCCGCCCCCTGGCCGGATCCCGCGTGGTGGACGTGGGCGCCGGTACGGGCATCGCCACCGCCCGCCTGCACGCGCGCGGCGCCGACGTGATCGCCGTCGAGCCCGGCGCCGGCATGGCCGCGGAGTTCCGGCGCGCGCTCCCCGGCGTCCCGATAATCCGGGGCAGCGGCGACGCCCTCCCCCTCGCCGACCGCAGCGCCGACTTCCTCACCTACGCCCAGGCCTGGCACTGGACCGACCCGGCCAAGGCCGTCCCGGAGGCGCTGCGCGTGCTGCGCCCCGGCGGCGCGCTGGCCCTGTGGTGGAACACCGCGGCCCTCGACGTGCCGTGGATCGCGGCGGCGGCCGACCGCATCGACCGCCACTTCGGCCTCGAACTCTCCGCCGAGCAACGGAACGTCGGCGCCCGCGCCGCGGACCCGGCCGGCCTCCTCGACTTCGTCCACCGCACCGTCCGCTGGAGCCGCCGCGTCCCCCTCGACACGCACCTGGCCAACCTCGGCAGCCACTCGGTCTTCCTGACCGACGGCGAGGACCGCGGCGCCGCCTTCCTCGCCGAGGAGCGCCGGCACCTCCTGGCCGACTTCCCGGACGGGATCGTCGAGGAGACGTACGTCGTCCGCCTCCTGTTCGCCAGGGCCCCCGCGACCGCTTGA
- a CDS encoding ABC transporter ATP-binding protein, translating to MMNYASRPPDTQRPTPATTPAVRAENLTVVRGPRTVLRSLDFTVPPGRITGLLGPSGCGKSTLMRAIAGTQAKVTGTLDVLGRPAGHPALRTRIGYVTQAPSVFDDLTVRQNLDHFAAILAPGRAASDRRHENVTRAVADVDLTTHADALAGNLSGGQRSRVSLAVALLGAPELLVLDEPTVGLDPVLRRDLWALFHSIAADRGATLLVSSHVMDEAERCDRLLLMREGRVLADDTPDALRTRTDSETVEEAFLHLVDEATETARAKETLR from the coding sequence ATGATGAATTACGCCTCCCGCCCTCCCGACACCCAGCGGCCGACCCCCGCCACCACCCCCGCCGTCCGCGCCGAGAACCTCACCGTCGTCCGCGGCCCCCGCACCGTCCTGCGCTCCCTCGACTTCACCGTCCCGCCGGGCCGGATCACCGGCCTCCTCGGCCCCTCCGGCTGCGGCAAGTCGACCCTGATGCGCGCGATCGCCGGCACCCAGGCGAAGGTCACCGGCACCCTGGACGTCCTCGGCCGCCCGGCCGGCCACCCGGCCCTGCGCACCCGCATCGGCTACGTCACCCAGGCCCCCTCCGTCTTCGACGACCTGACCGTCCGCCAGAACCTCGACCACTTCGCCGCGATACTCGCCCCCGGCCGCGCCGCCTCCGACCGCCGCCACGAGAACGTCACCCGGGCCGTCGCCGACGTCGACCTCACCACCCACGCCGACGCCCTGGCCGGCAACCTCTCCGGTGGCCAGCGCAGCCGCGTCTCCCTCGCCGTCGCCCTCCTCGGCGCCCCCGAGCTCCTGGTCCTCGACGAACCGACCGTCGGCCTCGACCCCGTCCTGCGCCGCGACCTGTGGGCCCTCTTCCACTCCATCGCCGCCGACCGCGGCGCCACCCTCCTTGTCTCCTCCCACGTCATGGACGAGGCCGAGCGCTGCGACCGCCTCCTCCTGATGCGCGAGGGCCGGGTCCTCGCCGACGACACCCCCGACGCCCTGCGCACCCGCACCGACTCCGAGACGGTCGAGGAGGCCTTCCTCCACCTGGTCGACGAGGCGACCGAGACGGCCCGCGCGAAGGAGACCCTGCGATGA